One window of the Deinococcota bacterium genome contains the following:
- a CDS encoding NUDIX domain-containing protein, with protein sequence METAPLSRDFTATAFVLWQGSTLLHRHKGLGMWLPCGGHIEPNELPDEAAVREVFEESGVPVVLVGERALRSEPPRQLIRPRGVQLETILPGHEHIDLIYFAVPAPGYEGALLETDPTLGWYRPEALETMTLTDEIRAWLALAFAEIPEGR encoded by the coding sequence TTGGAGACTGCCCCGCTCAGCCGCGACTTCACCGCCACCGCCTTCGTGCTGTGGCAGGGAAGCACGCTCCTGCACCGCCACAAGGGGCTGGGCATGTGGTTGCCCTGCGGCGGGCACATCGAGCCGAACGAACTGCCCGACGAGGCCGCCGTCCGCGAGGTGTTCGAAGAGTCGGGCGTGCCGGTCGTCCTGGTGGGCGAGCGGGCGCTCCGCAGCGAGCCGCCCCGGCAGCTCATCCGGCCGCGCGGCGTGCAACTCGAGACCATCCTTCCCGGCCACGAGCACATCGACCTCATCTACTTCGCGGTGCCCGCGCCCGGCTACGAGGGCGCGCTGCTCGAGACCGACCCTACGCTCGGCTGGTACAGGCCCGAAGCGCTCGAGACGATGACGCTCACGGACGAGATCCGCGCCTGGCTGGCCCTGGCCTTCGCCGAGATTCCCGAAGGGCGCTAG